In a genomic window of Chaetodon auriga isolate fChaAug3 chromosome 1, fChaAug3.hap1, whole genome shotgun sequence:
- the phlpp2 gene encoding PH domain leucine-rich repeat-containing protein phosphatase 2 — translation MAMEDEDSNTAVVATNTQTGIKKGGDVGDNGSCIDRQPDTVVHQAGLNQTAGRGSRSGPGAHAATGIRVLKRNMKRNGSRGCVTRKTRFGSRERDWLKGDTQRGCVCLYGATVDPQLPATGPQASSTPQTDLQLVLCSTSTTVEELCAQRNGQGLYVQLHGDLVRRLDPTERPLQMVYDYLAAMGYADPVRVQQEAANSDLSCLIRFYSEHPVNADQQERTLLKGVFSVRKGKSQLHKWAERQVILCGTCLIVASVKDSLTGKMHILPLVGGKVEEVKRRQHCLMFSSAGSQAQTYFVNFDTLADYQRWHRQASKVVSQTVSLVDLSCYSLEAVPEYLFYSQDITHLNLRHNFMSLQGPGGLLNLPRFSQLKSLNLSHNRLGVFPECVCEIVSLTELNLSCNSLQTVPAQTGNLQSLQTLSLDGNHLSSLPEELGGLSQLNSLGLSFNNFSHVPAVLEKLSAVDRLAMAGNRVESLELCTLARMSHLKNIDLRLNGLLQVKSENREAVSQVTQLDLRDNCLDSLDLSSVSNLETLHCQRNQLGTLTLSGFTLRMLHASSNRLTTVNIYPVPNQLTHMDLSQNLLEYLPDWVCDCRKIEMLDVTHNLLSELPSRLLNSLSLRKLLAGNNRLQRVPDLLDHIPLEALDLQHNKLAELPESLFYKALNLKYLNVSANALENIPPSSQSEESLSTLQELYLTWNNLNENCGALLVGHQNLRVLHIAYNQLLSFPASKLSKLEQLEELNLSGNKLKTIPSTVSSCKRLHTLIAHSNHITVFPEILNLPEIKLVDLSCNELTEIQLPDSLPATLQELDLTGNSSLMLEHKTLNLFSHITTLKLDQKSTTAAGDVLSASTPWNHGYSEMSGQRNKLCVSVLAVDRFGDGVEACYGIFDGDRNEEVPRLLQCTMGDVLCEELQHSSVDNVYMCNTFLTSHRKLGMAGQKLGASALLCYIHHEPSDPGGYFSLTVANVGTCQAVLCRDGRPVPLSKVYSLENCTEEMDRVKLSKAIITEDNKVSGVTCCSRLLGCSYLSPWVLPKPWVHTEPLCSQDEFLILGNRALFERVSYQEAVCTVQAVRDPRAAAKKLCSLAQSYGCKDNIEAVVVSLHISEDSCTCEPPVSTTEPRGPPPTPVPVSMTPGPTDPATLSSSSGIVSEFNSETSASEVGSEAGSTASDEHPSSGPASRPERRCSLHPAPTLCGIMVPGSAGPGTHPGLFQRQPSCATFSSNQSDNGLDSDDEAPLEGVISNGSKLEVEVDIHCCAFQLRSGAPESPKDLDLEKRGSDYPNGKMRRQNSVVVSATNGCLLAVCGREIADLKKSPSTSSLFGKKLSNGSVVAPEDSHNLIEVALEAPKKKSGYFTAPAQQDPEDQLIVPPSLEQEVREQLRGQSPLVSGPTLTSIPPCLKDPVWDHPHPPAFASNLVPGPGPVPILQQEVYDTAL, via the exons ATGGCGATGGAGGACGAGGACAGCAACACAGCGGTCGTGGCGACTAACACCCAAACGGGCATCAAGAAAGGAGGTGATGTCGGAGATAACGGCTCTTGCATAGACAGGCAGCCGGACACGGTGGTCCACCAAGCGGGGCTGAATCAGACTGCAGGTCGCGGCAGCCGCAGTGGTCCCGGAGCTCATGCTGCAACGGGGATCCGAGTGCTAAAG CGCAACATGAAGCGGAATGGGAGTCGCGGCTGTGTGACAAGAAAGACCAGATTTGGATCACGAGAGCGGGACTGGCTAAAGGGGGACACCCAGcggggctgtgtgtgtctctatggGGCCACAGTGGACCCCCAGCTACCTGCCACTGGCCCCCAGGCCTCCTCCACCCCTCAGACAGACCTGCAGTTGGTGCTCTGCTCCACCAGTACCAcagtggaggagctgtgtgCTCAGAGGAACGGACAGGGACTCTACGTTCAGCTTCATGGAGACCTTGTCAG GAGGCTAGACCCCACTGAGCGTCCGCTCCAGATGGTGTATGACTACCTGGCAGCTATGGGCTATGCAGACCCTGTGAGAGTGCAGCAAGAAGCAGCCAACTCAGACCTCAGCTGTTTGATCCGTTTCTACAGTG AGCATCCAGTGAATGCAGACCAGCAGGAGCGGACCCTGCTGAAAGGCGTATTTAGTGTCAGGAAGGGCAAGTCGCAGCTGCACAAGTGGGCAGAGCGGCAGGTCATCCTCTGCGGCACCTGTCTAATCGTGGCCTCCGTCAAAGACAGCCTGACTGGGAAGATGCACATCCTGCCCCTGGTGGGGGGAAAG gtggaggaggtgaagcgGAGGCAACACTGTCTGATGTTCAGCTCAGCCGGATCACAGGCCCAGACATACTTTGTCAACTTTGACACGCTCGCAGACTACCAGCGATGGCATCGGCAGGCATCAAAA gtggtgTCTCAGACAGTCAGCTTGGTGGACCTGTCCTGCTACAGTCTGGAAGCGGTGCCTGAATATCTGTTTTACAGTCAGGATATCACCCACCTCAACCTGCGACACAACTTCATGAGCCTTCAGGGGCCTGGAGGCCTGCTCAACCTCCCCAG GTTTTCTCAGCTGAAGAGCCTAAACTTATCTCACAACCGTCTGGGTGTGTtccctgaatgtgtgtgtgagattgtcAGCCTGACTGAACTCAACCTCTCCTGTAATAGTCTGCAGACTGTCCCTGCACAGACAGGCAACCTTCAAAG CCTGCAGACGCTGTCTTTGGATGGAAACCACCTCAGCTCCCTGCCTGAAGAGCTGGGTGGCCTGTCCCAGCTCAACAGCCTGGGGCTCTCCTTCAATAACTTCTCTCATGTCCCTGCTGTGCTGGAGAAATTGAGTGCAGTGGACAGGCTAGCCATGGCTGGGAACAGAGTGGAGAGTCTGGAGTTGTGTACTCTGGCTAGAATGAGCCACCTGAAAAACATCGACCTCCG ATTGAATGGACTGCTGCAGGTGAAAAGTGAGAATCGTGAGGCGGTGAGCCAGGTGACGCAGCTGGACTTACGGGACAATTGCTTGGACTCACTGGACCTGAGCTCCGTCTCTAACCTGGAGACTCTGCACTGCCAACGCAACCAGCTGGGGACTCTGACACTCAGCGGTTTCACACTGCGCATGCTTCATGCCAGCAGCAACC GCCTTACAACAGTCAACATCTATCCAGTCCCTAACCAGCTGACACACATGGACCTATCACA GAACCTTTTGGAGTACCTTCCGGACTGGGTGTGCGACTGCAGAAAAATTGAGATGCTGGATGTCACGCACAACCTTCTGTCTGAGCTTCCTTCCAG ACTGCTCAACAGCTTGAGTTTAAGAAAGCTACTGGCGGGGAACAATCGTTTGCAGAGAGTGCCTGACCTACTTGACCACATCCCTCTGGAAGCCCTAGACCTCCAGCACAACAAGCTAGCCGAGCTCCCTGAGAGTCTGTTTTACAAGGCCTTAAA CCTAAAATACTTAAATGTGTCAGCCAATGCCCTGGAAAATATTCCtcccagcagccaatcagaggaaaGTCTCAGCACACTCCAGGAGCTCTACCTGACGTGGAACAACCTGAATGAGAACTGCGGTGCTCTGTTGGTTGGACACCAGAACCTGCGGGTCCTTCACATTGCCTACAACCAGCTACTCTCTTTTCCTGCCAG TAAGCTGAGTAAACTGGAACAGCTGGAGGAGCTAAATCTAAGTGGCAACAAGCTAAAGACTATCCCCTCCACTGTGTCCAGCTGTAAGAGACTACACACCCTCATAGCACACTCCAACCACATTACTGTCTTCCCAGAGATCCTCAACCTGCCTGAGATCAAG CTTGTAGATCTAAGCTGTAACGAGCTGACTGAGATCCAGCTGCCTGACTCGCTGCCTGCCACGCTGCAGGAGCTCGACCTGACAGGCAACAGCAGCCTGATGCTGGAACACAAAACCCTCAACCTCTTCAG TCACATCACCACCCTCAAATTAGATCAGAAGTCCACCACGGCAGCAGGAGACGTGCTGAGTGCCTCCACTCCATGGAACCATGGTTACTCTGAAATGAGTGGCCAAAGGAACAA GTTGTGCGTATCTGTGCTGGCTGTAGACCGCTTTGGAGATGGTGTGGAAGCATGTTATGGTATCTTTGACGGAGACCGCAACGAGGAAGTGCCTCGGCTGCTGCAGTGCACCATGGGAGATGTGCTGTGCGAGGAGCTGCAGCACTCCAGTGTTGACAATGTGTATATGTGCAACACTTTCCTAACCTCACACAG GAAACTAGGTATGGCTGGCCAGAAACTGGGTGCTTCTGCCTTGCTGTGTTATATTCACCATGAGCCTTCCGATCCAGGAGGCTACTTCAGCCTCACTGTGGCCAATGTGGGCACCTGCCAGGCAGTGTTGTGCCGGGATGGCCGACCAGTGCCTCTCTCTAAAGTTTACAGCTTGGAGAACTGCACtgaggagatggacagagttAAGCTCAGTAAAGCCATTATTACCGAG GATAACAAAGTGAGTGGAGTGACATGCTGCTCTCGCCTGCTGGGCTGCTCTTATCTGTCTCCCTGGGTACTTCCAAAGCCCTGGGTGCACACTGAGCCTCTCTGTTCCCAGGATGAGTTCTTGATCCTGGGTAACCGAGCGCTGTTTGAACGGGTCTCCTACCAGGAGGCCGTGTGCACTGTGCAGGCTGTGCGGGATCCTCGCGCTGCTGCCAAGAAGCTGTGTTCACTCGCCCAGAGTTACGGTTGCAAGGACAACATCGAAGCTGTGGTCGTATCTCTGCACATTAGTGAAGACAGCTGCACCTGTGAGCCGCCGGTCTCCACCACTGAACCACGGGGTCCCCCTCCCACCCCTGTGCCTGTGTCCATGACCCCAGGCCCTACTGACCCAGCCACCCTTTCATCTAGCAGTGGAATTGTCTCTGAGTTCAACAGCGAGACATCAGCCTCAGAGGTGGGCAGCGAGGCAGGGTCCACCGCTTCGGACGAGCACCCATCCTCCGGCCCTGCATCCCGCCCAGAGAGACGCTGCAGCCTACACCCTGCTCCTACACTGTGTGGGATCATGGTGCCAGGCTCAGCTGGGCCGGGAACCCACCCAGGCCTATTCCAGCGGCAGCCCTCCTGTGCTACGTTCTCGAGTAACCAGTCTGACAACGGGTTGGACAGTGATGACGAAGCTCCTCTGGAGGGCGTTATCTCCAATGGCAGCAAGTTAGAAGTGGAAGTAGACATTCACTGCTGTGCTTTTCAGCTGCGCTCAGGGGCCCCTGAGAGCCCCAAAGACTTGGACCTCGAAAAGCGAGGCTCTGACTATCCCAATGGCAAAATGCGCAGACAGAACAGCGTGGTGGTTTCTGCTACAAATGGCTGCCTGCTGGCTGTATGTGGGAGAGAGATTGCTGACCTCAAGAAGTCGCCTTCCACATCCAGCCTGTTTGGGAAGAAGCTGTCCAATGGCTCTGTGGTTGCCCCTGAGGACAGCCACAATCTGATTGAGGTGGCCCTGGAGGCTCCGAAGAAGAAGTCTGGCTACTTCACTGCCCCAGCACAGCAAGACCCTGAGGACCAGCTCATTGTGCCTCCTAGTCTGGAGCAGGAAGTCAGGGAGCAGCTAAGGGGTCAGAGCCCTCTTGTCTCAGGCCCCACCTTAACATCCATACCCCCTTGCTTAAAAGATCCGGTGTGGGATCATCCGCACCCGCCTGCGTTTGCCTCCAACCTGGTCCCAGGTCCTGGCCCAGTTCCCATCCTACAGCAGGAAGTCTACGATACTGCCCTCTAG